CACAGCGAGGACGAATACACGAGCTGGGACGACTGCTACAAGGCGGCCAACACGCTGGCGAACGCCGCGTACGAACTGGCCACGGAGTAATTATGAAGGCAAATTTCGACCGCGAGTTCACTCGCGCAGGCATCTGGAACTGGGAGAAACCGCACATCGAAGACGAGATTCGGTACGCACAGTACGCCGAGGAGGCCGGGCTGGACTCGGTCTGGCAGGGGGAGTCGCGGCTGGTCCGCGACGCCATGACCGTCATGGGCGCGTACACGCAGGTCACAGACGAGATAGATCTCGCGCCCGGTGTGACGAACTGCTACACGCGGAACGTGGCGGTGATGGCACAGACGTTCTCGACGCTCCACGAGCTCTCGGGCGGGCGGATGAAACTGGGCATCGGCGCGTGGTGGGACCCGCTGGCGTCGAAAGTCGGCATCGAACGGGAGCACCCGCTCCGTCGGATGTGGGAGTACTGTACCGTCACCAAGCGCCTGCTGGACCTCGAAAACGTAACGTACGAGGGGCAGACGCTCTCCGTCGACGACATCGAACTCGATCTCGTTCGCTCGGACGCACAGCCCCGTGACGTGCCCATCTACGTCGGCGCGACGGGCGAGACGATGCACAAGCTGACCGGCGAACTGGTCGGGAAAGGCATCGCCGGCGGCATCTTCATGAACTACCTTATCCCGCCCGAGCACAACCTGAAAGGCCTCGAAAAGCTGAAAGAGGGCGTCGAAAAGCAGGACGGGACGCTGGAAGGCGCCGACCGCCCGCAGCTCATCGCCGTCGCAATGGACGAGGACGCGGACGTGGCCATCGACCAGGCGCGCGGTCTCGCCACACAGTACATCGGCCAGCAGCCGCACATCAGGAAGGCGTCGGGCATCGATCCCGAACTGGCGGAGAAAGTTCAAGCCGAGATGGGCGGGTGGCCGGCCTCCGCCGAGGACATCGAGCGCGCCTCGCAGTACGTCGACGACGACGTGGTGACGAACATCGTCGCTGCGGGCACCCGCGACGACGTTATCGACCGGGTCCGCGACTACTGTGCCGCCGGCTGTACCGAGCCGGTCGTCTACCCCCTGACGGACAACATGGAGGCGGTCATCGACGCGCTGGCCGAAGCCAAAGCAGAGGCGTAGCAGCGGAGTCGTCGAGGAAACGAGCGGAGCGAAGCGGAGAGCTGACCGGACCGAACCCCGACCACAGCTTTATCGCGGCCGCCGCCGACATCGAGTCATGAGCCGAGTAGCGAACAAGACGGCGTTGATCACCGGCGCGTCCAGCGGCATCGGCCGCGGCGTCGCCGTCGCACTCGCGGAGGCGGGCGCGACGGTCGGGGTGAATCACTATCCGAGCGACGAGGAGCGAACGCGGGCGGCCGAGGTGGTCGCCGAAATCGAGGCGGCCGGCGGCGAGGCGGCAGCCTTTCCCGGCGACGTGAGCGACGCGGCGAGCGTCGACGAACTCGTCGACGGGTTCGAGGCGACGTACGGGACGCCGGACGTGCTCGTCAACAACGCCGGCATCCTCAGGCGGTCCCGTCTCGACGAGATGAGCGTTGCGGAGTGGGACGAGGTGTTGGACGTCGACCTCCGCGGGGTGTTCCTTGTGACCCGCCGCGTCGTCCCGGGGATGATCGA
This genomic stretch from Haloferax volcanii DS2 harbors:
- a CDS encoding LLM class flavin-dependent oxidoreductase — encoded protein: MKANFDREFTRAGIWNWEKPHIEDEIRYAQYAEEAGLDSVWQGESRLVRDAMTVMGAYTQVTDEIDLAPGVTNCYTRNVAVMAQTFSTLHELSGGRMKLGIGAWWDPLASKVGIEREHPLRRMWEYCTVTKRLLDLENVTYEGQTLSVDDIELDLVRSDAQPRDVPIYVGATGETMHKLTGELVGKGIAGGIFMNYLIPPEHNLKGLEKLKEGVEKQDGTLEGADRPQLIAVAMDEDADVAIDQARGLATQYIGQQPHIRKASGIDPELAEKVQAEMGGWPASAEDIERASQYVDDDVVTNIVAAGTRDDVIDRVRDYCAAGCTEPVVYPLTDNMEAVIDALAEAKAEA
- a CDS encoding SDR family NAD(P)-dependent oxidoreductase, with product MSRVANKTALITGASSGIGRGVAVALAEAGATVGVNHYPSDEERTRAAEVVAEIEAAGGEAAAFPGDVSDAASVDELVDGFEATYGTPDVLVNNAGILRRSRLDEMSVAEWDEVLDVDLRGVFLVTRRVVPGMIDRGSGSVVNVASQLGFKGAAGFTHYCAAKGGVIAFTRALAREVAPDVRVNAIAPGPVETPLLSDISEQWRREKAAELPMERAGRVEDVAPTAVFLASDESSYYTGQTLSPDGGDAMH